The genomic stretch agtccatggggaagcaaagagtcagacacaactgagcaacttcacttcaaacacaagggtaattttttttttttttacaaagttcaAAATAGATTACATTTATGTGCTTTTTAGTCATTACACAATGTACAGACATGATCCATTTAATCATTTATGCTCCCCAAATGGTTAAACAATGAAGATTttctatgaaaaagaatacataaaagcTTTGACTTTAGAAGCAAAGTACTGTTTCTTGCAAAAACCAACATCAGGCATATATCTTGTGTTTATCCTTGAGAATACTACAGTAGCAGTGCATAAATTCATTCTGTAGAAAGATCTGGAACATGATTTTCAAGAGACTCAATGCATTGTGCTCTCAGGTAAAAATCCTAAGTCAAAAGATCAATTACTACAACACTAACAGTTAAAACTGCATATATATGTTAGAGATCAGAAGAGGctataaagaaatgtaaatagtTGTGCTTTAGGGGACTTTTTTGGTAAAgttgttttaataataaatacaaacTTATAAATACAACTTTAAAAATGTCTCAGTGACTGGTATGAAATAGACAGATATCAAGGATTTTTTATGTTGATACTTGGCTTAGAGTTTAAAGGTGAAAAATCATCTCCACATAAACCACCTGGCATTGGTAGCCCCAATCTGGGCTAGTACcttacagtcaggcagagggcTATGGAGAAAGACAAGTGATTTTCCTCCCATTACCATAAAGCATTATCCAGAGGTAAAGCTAGGGTGTACCAAGTAACTAAACAAATGTCTACCTTCCTTTAGAATTCTTAGACCAAATAGAATGGTCACCCTACTTCTTGGTGGCTGGACCACAACCTATTCTGCAGTTCATCAAATGAATTAAATATGTCTTCTGTGAGAGACTAAGATAAGCATGATCCCTCAGTACTTTATGCTTTTTATTACTCTCTACATATTAACTGTAAAACTCGTATTTTAGAAACACCATGGCAACTGTTTATAATGATAGAGGACAAGGCATAGTTTACATAGGAACATTGATGTTCGTACCTAGGAAGTAAATGTACTTTTACTTTTAGGCTGGTCAGTTTGCTCTTTTAGGCCTTTAACTTTGAAGGACACATGACTGCAACAATCAAAGTGAATTAGAAAAAGGatgagaaaataacaaatgtcttAATTAAGTCTTTTGCATGGGTGGCTTAGATGTAAAAAGAATTTCTTCAAACAATTTCCTAAGTGTCACTCAGAAGCCTCCTTGCTATCTGTAACATAATGTGCTGGAGTCCTTGGAATAAAATTATagagtaatttaaaatatatattatacatttgaaATGATTGTAAATCATTCAATAGTTTGTAGCATGTTAATGGGGTGAAATAGAGATAAAAGGCAGTCCACATTCATATTTTCAAGATAAATGTACTTCAGAAGTCAACTGAACTCCTTGTTCATGTTCTAAATATAGCCATTGTGATAAGACCTAAGATATAAGCAGCCACTAATTTTTGATTCACACTTAAGTGGAGGTAGAGAGGCACCAGCGATTCCACATCCCCCAGCGTGGGAAGCATCAGAGCTGTAATACACACCACTGCCAGGAAGACAGTCAGTAAACTAGGTCCTGAGGAGACAGTTCTGTTTTCTGGTTGAAACGACTgctcaaaaaataaactttcagttaaatgttcttttattcttttttcctcctcttccttttgttGTTCTTTTGCGGACAGGAGAAGAGTAGCCACAACCTCTTTCCTTCCTGAAGCCTTCCTCTGGCTTTGCTCAGAAACTTGGCGACGGAATTTGTCTATTACGCCATAGTGACAGGATCGGACATCTCTATGATGAATTACAATATCCATACAACACTGAGGCTTTACTGCACCTGCAGCGTCAACGACAACATACTTATTTGGAGTAGTACACAAAACTTTGAACTTCAAGGCAAACTCATAGGGGTTATAGAGTGTCAACACTTGATTATGTGTTGACTGGTCATCTGCATAAAACAGTAGCTCTGTGGGAAACACAAAGACAGGAAGATTTCCTTCCACTAACTCTGGCTGTCTTTTTTGTTGATGCATTGGCACTAAATCCCCCTCGCTGAGGCGTCGGTTTTTACAGTCTCAAATTTATTTGgggtttttcttaaaaatcagttaaaaacTCCAAAGCATTTTGGCAATCTCGGCAACACCGGCTCCTCGGAAAGCAGCTGCGATTGCTCCCTCCAGTCCTTTGTCAACATCTCTAGGCTGCACCTTtcccatatatttttaaatgaactggTGAGGTTCTATCAAAAGCCCTACTGGGACTAGACTGACATTGAACTTATAGATTTGAAAAGAACTGATACTTCTAGAGATTATGTCTTCCTAGATGtaactgtttgtttttatttctttgcattttcaacaattttataattttctccataaaggttacatgtaatttttttaaacaaaaatactgCTGTGTACTTTTAGTAACATGTAATTGGTATCTTTTTCAaatatacttttttgttttggcGGCATCACTGCCagatcttagttcttcaactagggatcaaacctaggccatTGGcactgagagcatggagtcttaaccactggactgccagggaattccttccaaatttatatttttaaccattttttttgtTGGTATGCAGAAATACAACTCTACTGTATATTGATTTTTACATTTAGAAACTTTATTTCTAAAGCATagatacaatattgtattagtctcaggtgtacagcaaagtgatttagttatatacatttttttctcagattattttccattatagttccctttgttatacagtaaattcttgttgcttatctactttatgtgtgtgtgctaagtcgtttcagtcctgACTGACTTTGTGCAATGCTACGgaatgtaacctgccaggctcctctgtccatgggattctccaggcaagaatactggactggattgccatttcctctgccagggatgccatgctcttccccacgcagggatcgaaccctgtctcttacatcttctgcactggcaagtgggttctttaccattagtaccgcctgggaagcccatatccgtccccacactcccccacccctccccaactccctttcccttttggtaaatAACTGTATGTTTCTGTCTATGAGTCTGTccctgttttgtatatagatttttgtattactttttagattccacatttaagtgatatttaatatttgtctttctctgacttattttacatACTATGATATTCtgtaggtctatccatgttgctgcaaatggtaatatttcatcttctttatggctgaataatatttatatttggacttccctggtggctcagtggtaaagaatctacctgccaatgcagaagccatgggttcagtctctgggtcaggaagatcccctggagaaggaaatggcaacccactccagtactgttgcctggaaatctccatgggcagaggtgcctggcaggctacagtccataggattgcgaagaatcagacatgactgagcgactgaacaacgataatatttatatttaggaACGTCTTTGAACTCAGTCTGATAATATAACTATAGATTCTCTTGCGTTTTTCAAGAGGTCAACCATGTTTTCTGCTGAAAAACTgattttttgcttccttttcagTTGTTATACctcttctttcttgtcttttttcctggttgaaactccaatagttaATGATATTGGGCATCCTTGTCACATTCCTAAAGTGAATATGGTATTAACATAATTTTGCAAATACCTGTATCTagctagcattttaaaaattgcttctcAGAATATGCACTAGATGTTAGCTTCATGGAGTTCAGGTGATCCTGCCTTGTTCACAATGGCCTCTTTGTGGTTTCTTGAAACTACCAAGTTCTTTTCTGGCTGAACCTTTAAATCTGCCAGaaaggacatttctccaaataaccTCATGGCTCACTCTGTCATTTCTTCAGGACTTGGCTCAAATGTCTCTTTATCAGCAGCTTTCCCTGATCCCTCTCTATAAAATGTGTCAGAGTCTGATTTCACTTCTAATGTTTGATTGCTGACAGATATTAAGCCTTACCCCAATCCTTCCTCCCCTTCTGCCCCACGTTTGTGTGATAAGAAAGCCTGGCTGTGGGCTTCCCCGAgtggctcggtgataaagaatcatcctgccaatgcagaagacacgagtttgatccctggtctgggaggatcccacatgccgcagaacaactaagcctgtgcaccgcaactgctgagcctgtgcgctagggccctgcagctgcagctcctgggcccacgtgtgcaactacggaagcctgagtgccccagagcctgtgcggcacaagagaagccaccgccacGAGAAGccacacactgcaactggagagtagcccctgctcgccacaactagagaaaagcccacgcagcaatgaagacccagcacagccaaaactaactaactaaataaaacaaataaaattataaaaaaaaaaaaaaaaaagcctgactcCTTCTTGCTTTGAcacctgtggaaaattca from Budorcas taxicolor isolate Tak-1 chromosome 25, Takin1.1, whole genome shotgun sequence encodes the following:
- the LOC128069169 gene encoding motile sperm domain-containing protein 1-like; this translates as MHQQKRQPELVEGNLPVFVFPTELLFYADDQSTHNQVLTLYNPYEFALKFKVLCTTPNKYVVVDAAGAVKPQCCMDIVIHHRDVRSCHYGVIDKFRRQVSEQSQRKASGRKEVVATLLLSAKEQQKEEEEKRIKEHLTESLFFEQSFQPENRTVSSGPSLLTVFLAVVCITALMLPTLGDVESLVPLYLHLSVNQKLVAAYILGLITMAIFRT